In Euphorbia lathyris chromosome 10, ddEupLath1.1, whole genome shotgun sequence, the DNA window ctctttttttttttttttaaaaccgactttttttttgaaaccaaaaaaaaaaattgatcttAGAGTTATCTAAGAAAAATTGGATTCATTGAATCGGTCTTTTTATAGAGTTTTATATTAAGTATTGAGTTttccatgtcactcggaggaTCCTCAATTTagatttggacacgtgtattgtgatctcacataataaataaaatagtgggACCTCGTATAATATGCGTGGATCTATGTTACACGTACCAAAATATGTTTGGAAGGTTCTCCATTTAACATGAAGAACCatgtgcttctaataatttaccctttttatcttagttttgttgaaaaaatagaggttattaaatataagggtaaagttcaaataaaacccatgtggtttcactaattttcagataaaagactatggtttactttttgtcaaaacgaggattgaggtttcacacttttaataatgctattaaaactatctttaacacctgaaaatgaaaattttcaagaattaaagttgttcaatgccatattttctctggaactacattttcgattttagaaaatcatcttttttggaactttctctctctaaacattaactttctccctctttaccaaatatcatctaaataatctcgaaataaaaaagttgaagaattaaagttgcttagaatattagtaggttttaaaatatatcatttttgaagtcgtcaagggtgattttaatagtatcaatcgaaaaagtccttattttgctaaatttgaaaactttagtcctcgttttgacaaaaaataaaccatagtcctttatctgaaaattaataaaaccacaggggttttatttgaactttaccctaaatataatggaataaaatgaaaaactaCTAAATATAATTCTATAATTCGATATAACTTTTGAGAAGCAATTAAAGTTGTCACTAAGGGTAGAGATGTTTATTTACTCTCtgctttttacttttatttgcAATCTTTATTTCATATTTAGAAATGACATCTCTATTATTTTTGTATTACCAAAAATATATGACAATAGGTGCTATCACCGCTCAAGGTCTGtttcgtcccaatttctatcaaaaaaaaaaaaaaaattaccaaaaaTATTTCTCAATCCAAATTAAAGACATGTTTAATTCAATTGTTAACTAAGAGCTATCTTtattagtgtttttttttttctgaaaaaatCTTTGTTAGTGTTTGTTAAAATTATAATAACCCCTTATTATTAGTACGTAAAATGTCAAATATAAagtatgttttaaattaatcaacaaatatattataaaaataatctaaataactaaataataatttcGTAAACAGAGGAATAATATTATAGATATAAGAATGATGTTAAAGAAAAACGTATTTTGTAGAAAAATAAGTATAATTTTACtaatatcaaataaatataaatagttttcatgaaaagctctaaaaatgaacttttcatgaaaagcttcaaaacactacggtttccataaaaaaaatctaaaaaattacTATTGTCTAAAACTAACCAAATACTACATTTCTtgtggtttggagtgaaacgatAAACGCTGCTTCGAAAAAGCTGAAACAAAACACCAGAgtacaacaataaaaaaaaacactacGAAAATGAGCATAAAACAGCAGAAAATATTCCATGTTTTCCACTGTGCTCTCCTCTTTCATATTTCACATAAGTTAGAGAGAGTTGCTGAGCTGTCCAAGTTGTTATTTTTatccaaactccaaataatatcaaaatgaGCTGTCCAAGTCGAATtcagagaaataaaaatttaaacgtTGATAGCTTTGTAGTACTTTTAGCCCAATAATAGATAATATTAATGTCAGCATGTGAGAGAGAGACAATGAAATATAAATACCAGCAGCTTTGGATTAATGCTACAGACACCCTGTAATCACTCACTCTCCCCAACTACTCTACTCTACCACCTGTGAATCCAATTTGTCTACAACCGTCTCAACTTCTCTACTTTATGACACGGAAACCAACGTTATTTCTAAAGCATAACCTTCAAACGGACAGATATTACACACAGAAACGCTACTAACgagtgtccgtgcaacataaaAAGTCCTAGTCTTCTAGACTCAATCAGAAATGACAATGTAAATTGGATTAGTTAAcaccaaaataattattatatcatTACTTGAGCTGCTGAGGATGTAAATCTATAGTCTCCATATTATGAAAGCTAAAGATAAGATAACAATATGAACAGGATGTTGACCAACTAACGTAACGTTACACCAAATGCTCGCCATCATTTACATATACACTTAACTGCCACTTCAATTTCCAGACGTGTGTAACCAAAATTAACTACCATGCCAATTAAGGGAGGAAACAAAAATTGTATACAGAAAAGAATTGCGCTTCCTATCGAGACAACACCAAAAGGTGTTATGGAGAGTGATGCACACCTGAATAAATGCTTGTCACCCCCTCCTAGGGGTTAATGTTGCACTCTCTCAAATACATATCCTCATAATCTACATGCTTCGACCAATAGCTACGGTACTTGGGTATGCCTATCTCTAGCCATGGTTTCATGTTGCCATTGTAGTGTATAACCGCTGCTCTATCAATATCTTTTTGGTTCACATTTGGGTTATAGCCAAGGCCAAGCACATGCCAAGATCGATCAAGGGGATAAGTTCGTTTCCAGAAAGTAATCAGGCCAGGTGGTAGGGTCCCCAACTTCCACAATGATCTATCGTGATTCTGTGCATAAATAAGCTTAGCGTCAGAGATCAAGGCAAGGTTAAAGCTCTGGATGCAAAATATTCTAGCACGCCACTGAAATTTGGCTTGCTAAGCAACATGATGCGAATGAATGCATGACAATGccaaattataataaatatgataTCATATATATTTAGATTGCTCTCAACAGAAAAGGACATCTTCAAGTGTCTACTTACCAGCTTCTGCCAAGTATGATATACGTTGGTAATGTTTTGTCTTCTCCACTCATCTAAATCAAAGATATTCATCCCATATGCCCATCCACAAGCACGAGGATCaaaattttttgaaataagAGGATTTGAAAAGTTGAGATACCGATCAAACCGATGAAAACTTTCTCCACAAGTCTCTACAGCACCATTCACGTTACCCTTCAGATCAAGGGACCAAAGGCCTGTAAGATCCTTCTGCACCACTATATCATCATCCAAGAAAAGCACTTTGTTGAGTTTTGGGAAGATCTCAGGCAGGTAAAAGCGCAGATGGTTCAGGATGGATAAGTACTTAGGGTTTCGGTACTTCAAATTAGAATCAGAATTAGCAGTATGCGCCTTAAAGTAGTAATTTATCATTGAAGGTGAACCTAGTTGCTTGAGAACAGGACTGTAACTTGCATTCAACCATGTAAACTCTTCAATATTCTGAACCTGAATTGTGGCTTTGCCAGGCGCATTTATTAGAAACCACATTCTCATTGCTGCATAATTGAGTCTATCGGTAACTATGTGAAAAACATGTTTCCTGGGGTCCTGCAAATAATTAGATCCAATACAATAAGTTTATGGATGCAAATTAAAAACAACCTCTTTTGCATCATAAAGGTCTTCAAGAAAGAATTGCACACCTTTGCATGGGTAATGGTGGAGTTCACAACAACTGCAGCTGCCAGAACATTATCAGAGAATAATGCATAGTGAAACAGCTTAGGGTCTTCTAGTTTTTCTTGCTTTGTAAATTGTTGCTCAGAAGAACTCAAGCTATAGTAATCATTAGTCAAGTGCAGCGGAAGACAATGTAGACCTTTAGGAAGTGTTTTTGCTGTTACTTGTGTCAAAAACATGTTCTGCTTCTTATGCACTCGTAGTTGCTCTTCACTTGAGTGGAGCATAGCACGAAGCTTTTTTACCACTGTAGCACAATCATCCTGCATTTGCATGCTTTTTGCCAATGTTTGGTCCATGGACTTCATTTTGTAATGGACACTGCATTAATAAATACACATTCATAAACCAAACATGTACAAGATGGAAagttaaagaagaaaaaggagaagTCAAGGAAATGCaccaaatagaaaaaaaaaacaaatagaatgcaaataatattaaaagaaataaaaacttaCTTCTTGGGCAGATCAGAATCCCTAGCTGCATCTCCAAGTGCACGTTGAACTTCCTTTATTCTCAACCGAAGCTCCCTTGTCATATGGGGATTATTCTTTATGGCAGTAAGAGTAAGGTATACCCTAGCCCTGATAAGCTGATCTCTGAGTTGCCTGACCCGAGCATCAGGCATAGGTGTTTGACCTGGCTGATTATCTGTTCTAGCCTTAGGGGATCCTTTATCATTGAGCTTTGCAGAAGTTTCAGCAGATTGGAGCTCAACCTAGTAAAATACAGAAGCATATAACTTTCAAGTTTTAAGATCTCCAGCACAATTGAAGTTCTCATATCGTTTTTATTTCATTAAGTAAATTCTCAAGGTTTGACCTTGGGCAAAAGAAACTAACAAGGAAGGACACTCTTCTTTGGAAACTATAGATTCTTTGATATGCATCATCATGTATTTAGCTAGTGCCCACTTCGTTTCAGAACATGGCGATTTAAACCAAGTGAAGTTTATTGCCATTATTCCAGTGGCACAGTCTATTCCAAGGAGTAGTGACACAATACAGGAAAATCCTATAATT includes these proteins:
- the LOC136208603 gene encoding probable galacturonosyltransferase 4 — its product is MMLRNIVVGMLFVTVIAPIVFYTDRFAALRAPSARTEFLEDVASLTLSGESRHHLNAIHQESSAVLKEPIGIVYTDNDTAADINNIQVKDSSAQEAREHKSARVLSATDERRQSQIDKTIKLVTDSTNQEGSQADGRDAKEKKAKEKTSGGVSDNDSHNTVELQSAETSAKLNDKGSPKARTDNQPGQTPMPDARVRQLRDQLIRARVYLTLTAIKNNPHMTRELRLRIKEVQRALGDAARDSDLPKNVHYKMKSMDQTLAKSMQMQDDCATVVKKLRAMLHSSEEQLRVHKKQNMFLTQVTAKTLPKGLHCLPLHLTNDYYSLSSSEQQFTKQEKLEDPKLFHYALFSDNVLAAAVVVNSTITHAKDPRKHVFHIVTDRLNYAAMRMWFLINAPGKATIQVQNIEEFTWLNASYSPVLKQLGSPSMINYYFKAHTANSDSNLKYRNPKYLSILNHLRFYLPEIFPKLNKVLFLDDDIVVQKDLTGLWSLDLKGNVNGAVETCGESFHRFDRYLNFSNPLISKNFDPRACGWAYGMNIFDLDEWRRQNITNVYHTWQKLNHDRSLWKLGTLPPGLITFWKRTYPLDRSWHVLGLGYNPNVNQKDIDRAAVIHYNGNMKPWLEIGIPKYRSYWSKHVDYEDMYLRECNINP